TTGTGTTCACGGAAAACCTGTTCAAGGTGATTCTCAAGGGCATGCCCGACTCGAGATTTACGACGATTTTGCACGCTTAGTGAAAAGTCGATAAAGGCGTCAACATCCTCGCCGAAGCCCTGCCGCAACCGCTCGCCGACGATATGACGCTCCAGAACCCGGAACAGTGCCTCTTCTTTTTCCATCCACGCTATGAGTACCTTGTCAGCGTCATCTAGAGAAGATGCTCCGACAGACTGTCGAGCAAAGGCTGAAAATTCAGCTGTTTTTGGAAACTTGCCACCGAAACGTGATAGCAGGGCGTCCAGCAGATTATCATCGGGAACCTCGATTTCGATGCCGAGCTCCTCAATGATGATTCTGCTGGCAAAGTTCAGCGGGATATCTTCCTGTTCGGCTTCATAGTCCCGCTTGATAAACTGCCGCTCGACTTCGGCAATGCCGAACAGCCAGAGCAACTGGTTCTCTACGGTGCTGCCACCCTGAACTGCAATCATCAGGATGCTGCCATCAACCTTCCTGACAACCAGCAGCAAGTCTCCTTCCTGCATTTTTTCAGTAACCGAGGTTGTGGGAAAATACAGCCGGTATTCGGCGCTACGGTGTGCCTGGTCTATTCGTGAGTCATACCAGGTAAGATAACCATCAGCCTGAACTGACTTGTCTTCTTCATCCCCAAAATACATGAATCTTGACGGCATTTTATCCATTCGTTCATCGCCGAGCAGGGAACGAAGCGGTTTGACACCATTAAACTCATGTTGATTGGATTTTTTCGGGTCCGCTTCAACTGCGCTCAGACGCTTTGCAACGACCCCGGTAAAATATTCAGACAGGCAACCTTTTTTCATTTCAGGATCACTCCCTTGATTTCCACATCAGGGTTTGAAGAAACAAGCCATGTACAAATTTCATCGGCACTTTCTTCGAGCGGTCGCCGGTGTTTTCCCTTCAGTGCACATTCCCAAACTGTGAGAATCCGCCACCCTGCAAGAGTTAACTCTTGTCTTGACCGTGCATCTACCTCTTTGTTTCTTGAAATTTTATCTTTCCAGAAAGACTCATTACTGGAGGGCCACTTGAAAAGATGGCAATCGTGCCCATGCCAGAAACAGCCATGAATCATGATAACTGCCCTGTAACGAGGCAACACAATGTCCGGCTTTCCGGGGAGTTTCTTGTCATGCAACCTGAACCTGAATCCTCGCCGGTGTAGTAAGCTCCGGATAAGTATTTCAGGCTTGGTATTCTTCCCGCGAATGCCGGACATCATCCGGCTTCTTGTCTCAGCATTAACTACGTCAGCCATTTATTGCTCTTGCAGTACCTTTCCATTGTAAGCAATCCGGGCAACTAGCTTGCCTGAAAGAAAGACTTTTCCTGCATCGCCACACCAGTTGCCGCCGCCAAGATTCCACTCGGAAATATATTCTCGGCAAGCAGTAACAGCTTCTTCTATCGATTGTACCTTTGCGACAACTGAAGGGCTGACAGCTACATATTGACCGTAATCCGGGTTTCCTGTTGAGCAGAGTATTGCTCTGTACA
The nucleotide sequence above comes from Geobacter benzoatilyticus. Encoded proteins:
- a CDS encoding type II restriction endonuclease, with product MKKGCLSEYFTGVVAKRLSAVEADPKKSNQHEFNGVKPLRSLLGDERMDKMPSRFMYFGDEEDKSVQADGYLTWYDSRIDQAHRSAEYRLYFPTTSVTEKMQEGDLLLVVRKVDGSILMIAVQGGSTVENQLLWLFGIAEVERQFIKRDYEAEQEDIPLNFASRIIIEELGIEIEVPDDNLLDALLSRFGGKFPKTAEFSAFARQSVGASSLDDADKVLIAWMEKEEALFRVLERHIVGERLRQGFGEDVDAFIDFSLSVQNRRKSRVGHALENHLEQVFREHNISCSRGKMTENKAKPDFIFPSISEYHNPEFPNVRLTMLGVKSTCKDRWRQVLSEAARIERKHLFTLEPGISENQTAEMAGHRLTLVLPKSLHASYKPAQQGNLLQLVEFVDLVKGCQFATV
- a CDS encoding very short patch repair endonuclease translates to MADVVNAETRSRMMSGIRGKNTKPEILIRSLLHRRGFRFRLHDKKLPGKPDIVLPRYRAVIMIHGCFWHGHDCHLFKWPSSNESFWKDKISRNKEVDARSRQELTLAGWRILTVWECALKGKHRRPLEESADEICTWLVSSNPDVEIKGVILK